Proteins encoded in a region of the Agromyces protaetiae genome:
- a CDS encoding DUF7218 family protein yields MPGRKNASLKDPELYEELRKDGASKEKAARISNAAANQGRSAVGRKGGQHGDYEDWTVDELRTRAKELGLSGYSGKRKAELIDALRNH; encoded by the coding sequence ATGCCTGGCCGGAAGAACGCCTCGCTGAAGGACCCCGAGCTCTACGAAGAACTCCGCAAGGACGGTGCGTCCAAGGAGAAGGCGGCGCGCATCTCGAATGCGGCGGCCAACCAGGGCCGCAGCGCGGTCGGCCGCAAGGGCGGCCAGCACGGCGACTACGAGGACTGGACCGTCGACGAGCTGCGCACGCGCGCGAAGGAGCTCGGCCTCTCGGGCTACAGCGGGAAGCGCAAGGCCGAGCTGATCGACGCGCTCAGGAACCACTGA
- a CDS encoding SDR family oxidoreductase, which produces MNDHLVDPTTKHTTEPFPKQEQSQPGLTDEMRPQPDHGERSYAGSGRLTGRRALITGGDSGIGRAVAIAYAREGADVSIVYLPEEQQDAEETARWVEDAGRKAVLLPGDLRDEAFCTSVVERTAEELGGLDLLVLNAAHQRERGGIDEIPTDGFERVMRTNLFAPVFMARAAVPKLAPGSSIITTTSIQGFDPSYALVDYAMTKAAQVAFTKALAEELGPKGIRVNAVAPGPIWTPLIPATGWPDKLPSFGQDTPLGRAGQPAELAGAYVYLASEDASYVSGAILPVTGGKGL; this is translated from the coding sequence ATGAACGACCACCTCGTCGACCCCACGACCAAGCACACGACCGAGCCGTTCCCGAAGCAGGAGCAGTCGCAGCCCGGCCTCACCGATGAGATGCGCCCGCAGCCCGACCACGGCGAGCGGAGCTACGCCGGGTCCGGGCGTCTCACCGGGCGACGCGCCCTGATCACGGGCGGCGACTCGGGCATCGGGCGCGCGGTCGCGATCGCCTACGCCCGCGAAGGAGCGGATGTCTCGATCGTCTACCTGCCCGAAGAGCAGCAGGACGCCGAGGAGACGGCCCGCTGGGTCGAAGACGCGGGCCGCAAGGCCGTGCTGCTCCCGGGTGACCTCCGGGACGAGGCGTTCTGCACGTCCGTGGTCGAACGCACGGCCGAAGAGCTGGGCGGGCTCGACCTGCTCGTCCTGAACGCCGCGCATCAGCGCGAGCGCGGCGGCATCGACGAGATCCCCACGGACGGCTTCGAACGCGTCATGCGCACGAACCTCTTCGCGCCCGTGTTCATGGCGCGCGCGGCCGTGCCCAAGCTCGCTCCCGGCTCGTCGATCATCACGACGACGTCCATCCAGGGCTTCGACCCGTCGTACGCCCTCGTCGACTACGCCATGACCAAGGCTGCCCAGGTCGCATTCACCAAGGCGCTCGCCGAGGAGCTCGGACCGAAGGGCATCCGCGTGAACGCCGTCGCCCCGGGCCCGATCTGGACCCCGCTCATCCCCGCGACCGGTTGGCCCGACAAGCTGCCGAGCTTCGGCCAGGACACCCCGCTCGGGCGCGCCGGCCAGCCGGCCGAGCTCGCCGGCGCATACGTCTATCTCGCGTCCGAGGACGCCTCGTACGTCTCCGGCGCGATCCTGCCCGTGACGGGCGGGAAGGGCCTGTAG
- a CDS encoding SRPBCC family protein produces the protein MSTTVSSDIDVDVPVRVAYDQWTQFESFPNFMGGVEEIRQLDDATTHWIVSIGGVKREFDAKITDQVPDSHVAWQSIDEPRHRGRIAFRSDGPARTHLDLEMQWQPEGFVEKAGSALHIDDRQVRRDLERFKKFIEARGDETGAWRGEIHGGEPGGATGAVPPVGDGAIGTDPDLRA, from the coding sequence ATGAGTACGACCGTGAGCTCGGACATCGACGTGGACGTGCCCGTGCGCGTGGCCTACGACCAGTGGACCCAGTTCGAATCGTTCCCCAACTTCATGGGCGGCGTCGAAGAGATCCGTCAGCTCGACGACGCGACGACGCACTGGATCGTGTCGATCGGCGGGGTGAAGCGCGAGTTCGACGCGAAGATCACCGACCAGGTTCCGGACTCGCACGTCGCGTGGCAGAGCATCGACGAGCCGAGGCATCGCGGGCGCATCGCGTTCCGCTCCGACGGCCCGGCGCGCACGCACCTCGACCTCGAGATGCAGTGGCAGCCCGAGGGGTTCGTCGAGAAGGCGGGCTCTGCGCTGCACATCGACGACCGCCAAGTGCGGCGCGACCTCGAGCGGTTCAAGAAGTTCATCGAGGCGCGCGGCGACGAGACCGGCGCCTGGCGCGGGGAGATCCACGGCGGTGAGCCGGGCGGGGCCACCGGTGCCGTGCCTCCCGTCGGGGACGGCGCGATCGGCACCGATCCGGACCTGCGCGCCTAA
- a CDS encoding amidohydrolase family protein: MRVFDCNRLLGALPSIPTAGSEDETLAQLDHLGIDGACVTPAWMLHGDPRTSAEFEAASGTSPSSSRLVRVSVVIPGSAAAGWPRHPEMLRGELAVRACPVRHRFDPLGRSALEWWSFLAEAEMPLLLDAGEIGLPLVARIAGAVPRLRIVVLAAGYRENARIGELASEHPNLFFETGTIIGAGAIEWLAGELGAHRMLFGTGAPEWDDAGPRFQLDRLMLSAGDVELIAGGSWERLVGGRQ, translated from the coding sequence GTGAGGGTCTTCGATTGCAATCGCCTGCTCGGGGCGCTGCCGTCGATCCCGACGGCGGGGTCCGAAGACGAGACGCTCGCGCAGCTCGACCACCTCGGAATCGACGGTGCATGCGTGACGCCGGCGTGGATGCTGCACGGGGATCCGCGTACGTCGGCCGAGTTCGAGGCGGCCTCGGGCACGAGCCCCAGTTCCTCACGCCTCGTTCGCGTGTCGGTGGTCATACCGGGCAGCGCGGCGGCCGGCTGGCCGAGGCATCCCGAGATGCTCCGCGGTGAGCTCGCCGTGCGCGCCTGTCCGGTCCGGCATCGATTCGACCCGCTCGGCCGGAGCGCGCTGGAGTGGTGGAGCTTCCTCGCCGAGGCGGAGATGCCGCTGCTCCTCGACGCGGGGGAGATCGGCCTACCGCTCGTCGCGCGCATCGCCGGCGCCGTGCCGCGGCTCCGCATCGTCGTTCTCGCCGCCGGATACCGCGAGAACGCGCGCATCGGCGAGCTCGCGTCCGAGCACCCCAACCTGTTCTTCGAGACCGGCACCATCATCGGTGCGGGGGCGATCGAGTGGCTGGCCGGCGAGCTCGGTGCGCATCGGATGCTCTTCGGTACGGGGGCGCCGGAGTGGGACGATGCCGGACCTCGCTTCCAGCTCGATCGCCTCATGCTCTCAGCCGGTGACGTGGAACTCATCGCCGGCGGATCATGGGAGCGCCTCGTGGGAGGTCGGCAGTGA
- a CDS encoding amidohydrolase family protein, giving the protein MIIDMHGHIGSWRDFFIVQPSVEWLVETNARIGIDAVGVSHLVAIGHDTVVGNEMALAAARRFPGRVGVWLVANPHRPEGAAELRPHLDSPHVWGFKLHPDVHECPITDPGYAPYLDLAQERGLPVLTHGQGGSPWSDPALVAETSARYDDLTVLMGHAGLWAHAFDRAISLANEHPGLHLEICGSRLTTRWLERMVHRAGAEKVVFGTDAVFLDPRIGLGKVMGARLTEPERTLVLGGNARRILRRDEEARG; this is encoded by the coding sequence GTGATCATCGACATGCACGGCCACATCGGGTCCTGGCGCGACTTCTTCATCGTGCAGCCCTCGGTCGAATGGCTGGTGGAGACCAACGCCCGAATCGGGATCGATGCCGTCGGGGTCTCGCATCTCGTCGCGATCGGGCATGACACCGTGGTCGGCAACGAGATGGCGTTGGCCGCCGCGCGCCGGTTTCCCGGACGCGTGGGTGTCTGGCTCGTCGCGAATCCGCACCGTCCCGAGGGGGCGGCAGAGCTCCGGCCGCACCTCGACTCGCCGCACGTCTGGGGATTCAAGCTTCATCCCGACGTCCACGAGTGCCCGATCACGGATCCCGGCTACGCCCCGTATCTCGATCTCGCGCAGGAGCGGGGTCTGCCGGTGCTCACACACGGACAGGGCGGCTCGCCCTGGTCCGATCCGGCGCTCGTGGCCGAGACATCCGCTCGCTATGACGACCTGACCGTCCTCATGGGGCATGCCGGACTGTGGGCGCACGCGTTCGATCGCGCGATCTCGCTCGCCAACGAGCACCCCGGTCTTCATCTGGAGATCTGCGGCTCCCGGCTGACGACCCGGTGGCTCGAGCGCATGGTGCACCGGGCCGGCGCCGAGAAGGTGGTCTTCGGAACGGACGCCGTCTTCCTCGACCCCCGCATCGGTCTGGGAAAGGTGATGGGTGCACGTCTGACCGAGCCTGAGCGCACGCTCGTGCTCGGTGGCAATGCGCGCAGGATCTTGCGGCGCGATGAGGAGGCCCGAGGATGA
- a CDS encoding DegT/DnrJ/EryC1/StrS family aminotransferase, translating to MTRLAIDGATPVHDGSWPAWPPAPDEAQRALVHQAMESGAWSSSAGPLCDLFAGRFAAAHGASHGITMTNGTLALFVALRAAGVGPGDDVIVPAYTFVACATSVVLAGATPVIADVDPEHLHLNAAAIERSLTDRSRAVMVVHLAGSPAPMQEINDLAARRGLLVLEDSAQAHGATYRDAPVGAIGDIGTFSFQSSKAMTAGEGGLIVTNDDELARHAWSLCNVGRRRGGAWYGHDEIGWNLRMTEFQAALLLPWLDRLPGEIRVREDFAQALTAAIAGGAIPASIVADPEGTTRNSRHLLILRLTPDTDREWVARALEAEGVPVDLGYPHLGRIPVVAEHARTSPTPDLDLVLERLLWIRQPMLMSGRSGAATVAEALARVLRDPRARSQAA from the coding sequence ATGACCAGGTTGGCGATCGACGGCGCGACCCCGGTTCACGACGGCTCGTGGCCGGCCTGGCCGCCCGCACCCGACGAGGCTCAGCGCGCGCTCGTGCACCAGGCCATGGAGAGCGGCGCGTGGAGCTCGTCGGCCGGCCCGCTCTGCGACCTGTTCGCCGGACGGTTCGCCGCCGCGCACGGTGCGTCGCACGGGATCACGATGACCAACGGGACGCTGGCGCTCTTCGTCGCGCTCCGCGCGGCGGGCGTCGGACCGGGGGACGACGTCATCGTCCCGGCGTACACGTTCGTCGCCTGCGCCACCTCGGTCGTGCTCGCCGGAGCGACGCCCGTGATCGCCGACGTCGATCCGGAACACCTGCATCTGAACGCGGCGGCCATCGAGCGCAGTCTCACCGACCGCTCGCGTGCCGTCATGGTCGTGCATCTCGCGGGGAGCCCCGCGCCGATGCAGGAGATCAACGACCTCGCTGCGCGACGCGGGCTCCTCGTGCTGGAGGATTCGGCGCAGGCCCACGGCGCGACCTACCGCGATGCCCCGGTCGGCGCGATCGGCGACATCGGCACCTTCAGCTTCCAGTCGAGCAAGGCCATGACCGCGGGCGAGGGTGGTCTCATCGTCACGAACGACGATGAGCTGGCGCGTCACGCCTGGTCCCTCTGCAATGTGGGCCGACGGCGAGGCGGGGCCTGGTACGGGCACGACGAGATCGGGTGGAACCTGCGGATGACCGAGTTCCAGGCCGCGCTGCTGCTGCCGTGGCTCGACCGGCTTCCGGGCGAGATCCGAGTGCGCGAGGACTTCGCGCAGGCGCTCACGGCGGCGATCGCGGGCGGGGCGATCCCCGCGAGCATCGTCGCCGACCCTGAAGGGACCACCCGCAACTCGCGCCACCTCCTGATCCTGCGGCTCACGCCCGACACGGACCGGGAGTGGGTGGCTCGTGCGCTCGAGGCCGAAGGCGTTCCCGTCGACCTGGGCTATCCGCATCTCGGCCGGATCCCGGTCGTCGCCGAGCATGCACGTACGTCGCCGACGCCAGATCTCGATCTGGTGCTGGAACGGTTGCTGTGGATTCGCCAGCCGATGCTCATGTCGGGCCGGTCCGGGGCGGCGACGGTCGCCGAGGCCCTCGCGCGGGTCCTCCGGGACCCCCGCGCGCGCTCGCAGGCCGCGTAG
- a CDS encoding NAD-dependent epimerase/dehydratase family protein, with protein sequence MPHLRDHELTVLDVTTAGRLDGAEFRQGSALDETTVERAIEGRDAVIHLAAVVPKGAAMHDESKVRAAFDVNVRSVYLALQRARAAGVRSFVHVSSMSVYAQYGVIPIDPHSSPDALTPYGLTKRLGEQTCAAFAAADTNLTITSLRLAVPTTEDLWPLWRSPSTPDAEPTAPTMADGRTVAALHPSDLAAAVEWALIRRGAYTAIPVAGDVDGETFLRPAGWRPRMGATGR encoded by the coding sequence GTGCCTCACCTCCGGGACCACGAGCTCACCGTGCTCGACGTGACGACCGCCGGCCGGCTCGACGGCGCGGAGTTCCGGCAGGGCAGCGCCCTCGACGAGACCACGGTCGAACGCGCGATCGAGGGCCGCGATGCGGTGATCCATCTCGCGGCCGTCGTGCCGAAGGGCGCCGCGATGCACGACGAGTCGAAGGTGCGCGCCGCATTCGACGTCAACGTGCGAAGCGTGTACCTGGCCCTGCAGCGCGCGAGAGCCGCCGGCGTCCGCAGTTTCGTCCACGTGTCGAGCATGTCGGTCTACGCGCAGTACGGCGTGATTCCGATCGACCCGCACTCCTCCCCCGACGCACTGACCCCCTACGGCCTCACGAAGCGACTCGGTGAGCAGACCTGCGCGGCGTTCGCGGCGGCGGACACGAACCTCACGATCACGTCGCTCCGCCTGGCTGTGCCGACGACCGAGGATCTTTGGCCGCTCTGGCGGTCACCAAGCACGCCAGACGCAGAGCCCACGGCACCCACGATGGCCGACGGCCGCACAGTCGCCGCGCTCCACCCGAGCGATCTGGCTGCCGCGGTGGAGTGGGCGCTGATCCGGCGCGGGGCCTACACAGCCATACCCGTCGCGGGCGATGTCGACGGTGAGACCTTCCTACGGCCGGCCGGATGGCGCCCGCGGATGGGTGCCACAGGGCGCTGA
- a CDS encoding NAD-dependent epimerase/dehydratase family protein, giving the protein MSGDIAVVGAGGKLGPSLVRLAARALQEAGSRSTVYAVSRFGAPRAREAVEAEGVTVLPADVTSERDLAGLPDVENVVFLVGEKFGSAENQTSTWATNTYLPGRIAERYPHARIAALSTGTVYPLVSARSGGSVEEDPVGPIGDYAMSCVGRERIFAHFADVHQSPLALIRLNYAVEMRYGVLVDLATMILEDEPIDLSMSVANVVWQGYANEVTLRSLVHAGIPPLTLNVTGPETFSIRYAAERLARLLGREARFAGEEGETAYLSNATKCLGMFGYPELTLDELIVHTAEWMLAGGATLGKPTKFQKRDGKF; this is encoded by the coding sequence GTGAGCGGGGACATCGCCGTCGTCGGTGCCGGGGGGAAGCTCGGTCCGAGCCTCGTGCGTTTGGCCGCCCGCGCACTGCAGGAGGCCGGCTCGCGCAGCACCGTCTACGCCGTCTCGCGTTTCGGGGCACCCCGGGCGCGCGAGGCCGTCGAGGCCGAGGGGGTGACGGTCCTCCCGGCGGATGTCACGTCCGAGCGCGACTTGGCAGGGCTTCCCGACGTCGAGAACGTCGTGTTCCTCGTGGGCGAGAAGTTCGGCAGCGCCGAGAATCAGACGTCCACCTGGGCGACGAACACCTATCTTCCTGGCCGGATCGCCGAGCGTTACCCGCACGCCCGCATCGCTGCCCTCTCCACCGGCACGGTCTACCCGCTCGTGTCCGCGCGGTCCGGAGGCTCGGTCGAAGAGGACCCGGTCGGGCCGATCGGCGACTACGCGATGTCCTGCGTCGGGCGGGAGCGGATCTTCGCCCACTTCGCGGACGTCCATCAGTCTCCGCTGGCGTTGATCCGCCTGAACTACGCCGTCGAGATGCGGTACGGCGTGCTGGTCGACCTCGCGACGATGATCCTCGAGGACGAGCCCATCGATCTCTCGATGAGTGTCGCCAACGTCGTCTGGCAGGGCTACGCCAACGAGGTCACGCTCCGATCCCTCGTGCACGCCGGCATCCCACCGCTCACCCTGAATGTGACCGGGCCCGAGACGTTCTCGATCCGGTATGCCGCCGAGCGCCTCGCCCGGCTGCTCGGCCGCGAGGCGCGGTTCGCCGGTGAGGAAGGCGAGACCGCCTACCTCTCCAACGCCACGAAGTGCCTCGGGATGTTCGGCTACCCGGAGCTGACGCTCGACGAGCTCATCGTGCACACGGCCGAGTGGATGCTCGCCGGTGGTGCGACGCTCGGCAAGCCGACGAAGTTCCAGAAGCGGGACGGGAAGTTCTGA
- a CDS encoding dihydrodipicolinate synthase family protein has protein sequence MLETSPVVQADARARLWEGGVIPAQPLALTRDRTFDERRQRAILRYHVESGSLGIATAVHSTQFSVHDEHRAYLAPLLELAAETVAEYPNQKPLLVAGVTGMVPKARQTAELAAGLGYDFVLLSGYGCDDLDERQLLDRAAAVSEVLPVIGFYLQPAVGGRVLSTDYWRRMAELPNVVGIKVAPFDRYGTLDVMQGLALSERADQVALYTGNDDNIVFDLVSRFPALNARGDRVDLTFRGGLLGQWAVWTKTAVETLEVTRRARNGDVEATREALRISQALTDANGAIFDAKNGFKGVIPGIHEVLRRHGLLEGIWLLDETETLSPGQLREIDRVWDAYPELRDDAFIAEHLDRWLR, from the coding sequence ATGCTCGAGACGAGCCCGGTGGTGCAGGCCGACGCCCGCGCACGCCTGTGGGAGGGCGGCGTCATCCCCGCGCAGCCGCTTGCCCTCACCCGCGACCGCACGTTCGACGAGCGCCGACAGCGGGCGATTCTCCGGTACCACGTGGAGTCCGGTTCTCTCGGCATTGCGACCGCGGTGCACTCCACCCAGTTCAGCGTGCACGACGAGCATCGCGCGTACCTCGCGCCCCTCCTCGAGCTCGCGGCGGAGACCGTGGCCGAGTATCCGAACCAGAAGCCGCTCCTGGTCGCCGGCGTGACGGGCATGGTCCCGAAGGCCCGGCAGACGGCGGAGCTCGCAGCGGGCCTGGGATACGACTTCGTCCTCCTCTCCGGCTATGGGTGCGACGACCTCGACGAACGCCAGCTGCTCGACCGGGCGGCGGCGGTCAGCGAGGTGCTCCCCGTGATCGGCTTCTACCTGCAGCCGGCCGTGGGCGGGCGGGTGCTCTCGACGGACTATTGGCGGCGGATGGCCGAACTGCCGAACGTCGTCGGGATCAAGGTCGCGCCGTTCGACCGGTACGGGACCCTGGATGTCATGCAAGGGCTCGCGCTGTCGGAGCGCGCGGATCAGGTCGCCCTCTACACCGGGAACGACGACAATATCGTCTTCGACCTGGTGAGCCGGTTCCCGGCGCTCAATGCTCGTGGCGACCGGGTCGACCTCACGTTCCGAGGTGGGCTCCTCGGGCAGTGGGCGGTCTGGACGAAGACGGCGGTTGAGACGCTCGAGGTGACGCGGCGGGCGCGCAACGGGGACGTCGAGGCGACCCGCGAGGCGCTGCGCATCAGTCAGGCGCTGACCGACGCGAACGGTGCGATCTTCGACGCGAAGAACGGGTTCAAGGGCGTCATCCCCGGGATCCACGAGGTCCTCCGGCGGCATGGCCTGCTCGAGGGCATCTGGTTGCTGGATGAGACGGAGACGCTCTCACCCGGTCAGCTGCGCGAGATCGATCGGGTCTGGGACGCGTACCCGGAGCTGCGCGACGATGCGTTCATCGCGGAGCATCTCGACCGATGGCTGCGATGA
- a CDS encoding Gfo/Idh/MocA family oxidoreductase: MLIGFIGLETSHPFSDAGNLRALCPDAEFLVTGEADRVAAFRADNATTRVTQSAESVIASAPDVVVVSVRPADVAHVVEQLAAARIPAFINKPAAASDAEVDALVEAARGAEELFLTSSVLRFAPRVGALDLDRDDVLAVSVTLSHDVGWWEDPAFSWQDADEGSGGLVPVMGVHALDVLAAVFGPGLEVEYCRVATRTHLRLTNGDVGQLAVRLPSGARALIGLVGVSSREEYAFTFHSPVGDTRLVLSSDVGEEDPLGYVGTARQIIAMARGAASPVPLHESASILRSLATASTMAREAGLGR; the protein is encoded by the coding sequence ATGCTCATCGGATTCATCGGGCTCGAAACGAGCCATCCGTTCTCCGACGCGGGGAATCTCCGTGCGCTCTGCCCCGACGCCGAGTTCCTGGTCACGGGCGAGGCCGACCGGGTAGCGGCGTTCCGTGCGGACAACGCGACGACCAGGGTGACGCAGAGCGCGGAGTCGGTCATCGCGTCCGCGCCCGATGTCGTCGTCGTCTCAGTGCGACCGGCCGACGTGGCCCACGTCGTCGAGCAACTCGCCGCAGCGCGGATCCCCGCCTTCATCAACAAGCCCGCGGCCGCGAGCGACGCAGAGGTCGATGCCCTGGTCGAGGCTGCGCGGGGAGCCGAAGAGCTCTTCCTGACGAGTTCGGTCCTGCGCTTCGCGCCTCGCGTGGGCGCACTGGACCTCGACCGTGATGACGTCCTTGCGGTAAGCGTGACGCTGTCGCACGACGTCGGCTGGTGGGAAGATCCTGCGTTCTCCTGGCAGGACGCGGATGAGGGCAGTGGTGGGCTCGTGCCGGTCATGGGGGTGCACGCGCTGGATGTCCTCGCGGCCGTCTTCGGCCCCGGCCTCGAGGTCGAGTACTGCCGGGTCGCCACGCGCACGCATCTCCGGCTGACGAACGGTGACGTCGGTCAGCTCGCAGTCCGCCTGCCGTCGGGCGCACGCGCGCTCATCGGCCTGGTCGGGGTGTCGTCGCGCGAGGAGTACGCGTTCACCTTCCACTCGCCGGTCGGCGACACCCGCCTCGTCCTGTCGAGCGATGTCGGTGAGGAGGACCCGCTCGGCTACGTCGGTACGGCGCGGCAGATCATCGCGATGGCGCGCGGGGCCGCGTCACCGGTGCCACTGCATGAGAGCGCGTCGATACTGCGCAGCCTCGCGACCGCGTCGACGATGGCTCGCGAGGCCGGGCTAGGGCGCTGA
- a CDS encoding dihydrodipicolinate synthase family protein yields MHPEAEHFARRAHGAFIAAIATPMTASGETDPAVTASYAHAVMRDGASGLAAAVHTGRGPHLSIAERKDVVLAASEAADLVVTGVQLDESGEIGEWPRHAADAGASALLVFTPRALVAQDLRRGLDQLWDRSGLPLILFDLYSSPLDHAALPGLLDHPAVAAFKPARLRAKRASRNGIELAARAGRTVLSGEDLMLPESLSWGASGALIGLGAACTGLTAAFLRAFRADDTATLRRLSPHLDTFANSTFVEPMDAYVQRMLWVAVDEGTIPPEFGFDPRGATAPDPATRAAVIEAARAARAAVVSAP; encoded by the coding sequence ATGCACCCAGAGGCGGAACACTTCGCGCGGCGCGCGCACGGAGCGTTCATCGCCGCCATCGCCACGCCGATGACGGCGTCAGGGGAGACCGATCCGGCCGTCACGGCGAGCTACGCACACGCGGTGATGCGCGACGGCGCGTCCGGGCTCGCCGCCGCCGTGCACACGGGGCGCGGCCCGCATCTCTCCATCGCAGAGCGGAAGGACGTCGTCCTCGCAGCGAGCGAGGCCGCCGACCTCGTCGTGACGGGCGTCCAGCTCGACGAGTCGGGCGAGATCGGCGAGTGGCCACGTCATGCCGCCGATGCGGGCGCCTCGGCGCTGCTCGTGTTCACACCCCGGGCGCTTGTCGCGCAGGACCTCCGCCGCGGGCTCGATCAGCTGTGGGACCGGTCGGGTCTCCCGCTGATCCTGTTCGACCTGTACTCGTCCCCGCTGGATCACGCCGCGTTGCCCGGGCTCCTCGACCATCCGGCCGTCGCCGCCTTCAAGCCGGCCCGCCTGCGCGCGAAGCGCGCGAGCCGGAACGGGATCGAGCTCGCAGCACGCGCGGGGCGCACGGTGTTGTCGGGCGAAGACCTGATGCTCCCCGAGAGCCTGTCGTGGGGCGCGTCCGGTGCCCTGATCGGCCTCGGCGCCGCCTGCACCGGGCTCACCGCGGCATTCCTGCGGGCCTTCCGGGCAGATGACACGGCGACCCTACGCCGACTGTCTCCCCACCTCGACACCTTCGCCAACTCCACCTTCGTGGAACCCATGGACGCCTACGTGCAACGCATGCTCTGGGTCGCGGTCGACGAGGGGACGATCCCGCCCGAGTTCGGGTTCGACCCTCGGGGCGCCACCGCGCCTGACCCGGCCACGAGAGCTGCGGTCATCGAGGCGGCGCGAGCCGCCCGAGCCGCGGTCGTCTCAGCGCCCTAG
- a CDS encoding sugar ABC transporter substrate-binding protein: MVAATALVLTGCSSSGSDTTEGEPSTVTVWMYPVIADESASSTFWGEVESEFEAENEDIDLVIELQPWDNRDEKIATAIAANSGPNLVLLGADQALNYYEIGGLKPVTDGIDDVDSYLPAPVGAVTFDDEIYGVPIYQTATTTVYNRALFESAGITDLPETWDDVIAAAPALAEQGVAVFDYSGSPELTLNLTYYPLLWQAGGSVFTEDGTDVAFDSPEGEAALQFLIDLQAVGGLPADAAVKNNAVEGGPLGTGTAAMGQGMNQAQFAQMATLLGEDVAAVGLPLSDVDQVTFGTPGVLSLTTIDGNDEASLKAANFIASPDIAHRLNVAAANYPVRDDVDAPNDDETTQMFMDALEFAKPGEVVPNARQVMAVLAPNIQAALQGSKTAEQALADAAAEARAALR; this comes from the coding sequence GTGGTGGCAGCAACCGCGTTGGTCCTGACCGGCTGTTCGAGTTCCGGCAGCGACACGACCGAGGGTGAGCCGTCGACGGTGACGGTGTGGATGTATCCGGTCATCGCGGACGAGAGTGCGAGCAGCACGTTCTGGGGCGAGGTCGAGTCCGAGTTCGAAGCCGAGAACGAGGACATCGACCTGGTGATCGAGCTGCAGCCGTGGGATAACCGCGACGAGAAGATCGCCACGGCGATCGCAGCGAACTCGGGGCCGAACCTGGTGCTGCTCGGGGCGGACCAAGCACTGAACTACTACGAGATCGGTGGTCTCAAGCCGGTCACCGACGGCATCGACGACGTCGATTCCTATCTGCCGGCGCCGGTGGGCGCGGTGACGTTCGACGACGAGATCTACGGGGTGCCGATCTACCAGACGGCGACGACGACCGTGTACAACCGCGCACTGTTCGAGAGTGCGGGGATCACGGACCTCCCGGAGACCTGGGACGACGTGATCGCGGCGGCACCGGCGCTCGCTGAGCAGGGCGTGGCGGTGTTCGACTATTCGGGGAGCCCGGAACTCACGCTGAACCTCACGTACTACCCGTTGCTCTGGCAGGCCGGCGGCAGTGTGTTCACCGAAGACGGCACCGACGTCGCGTTCGACAGCCCCGAGGGTGAGGCGGCGCTGCAGTTCCTCATCGACCTCCAAGCGGTGGGCGGTCTGCCCGCCGACGCGGCAGTGAAGAACAACGCCGTCGAAGGCGGCCCGCTCGGGACCGGCACGGCCGCGATGGGCCAGGGGATGAATCAGGCGCAGTTCGCGCAGATGGCGACGCTCCTCGGTGAGGACGTCGCGGCCGTCGGGCTGCCGTTGAGCGACGTCGACCAGGTGACGTTCGGCACCCCTGGCGTGCTCTCGCTGACGACCATCGACGGCAACGACGAGGCGTCCCTCAAGGCCGCCAACTTCATCGCCTCGCCGGACATCGCGCACCGGCTCAACGTCGCCGCCGCGAACTATCCGGTGCGCGACGATGTCGACGCCCCGAACGATGACGAGACGACGCAGATGTTCATGGACGCGCTCGAGTTCGCCAAGCCGGGTGAGGTCGTTCCCAACGCGCGCCAGGTCATGGCGGTGCTCGCGCCGAACATCCAGGCCGCCCTGCAGGGGAGCAAGACCGCCGAGCAGGCACTGGCGGATGCGGCGGCCGAGGCTCGGGCAGCCCTCCGCTGA